In a single window of the Cupriavidus sp. P-10 genome:
- a CDS encoding TadE/TadG family type IV pilus assembly protein, with translation MERCSQRRRNRHTRHNRRGVVAVEFALVLVPLLLLVSGVAEYGRAIYQYNALTKATRDAARFLSQYAPSEPGYPLAQAKCMAVYGKSVCEGEVLVKGLSTSMVVVCDRVEASGCGGKQFANVPIYEGGDSSGVQAGTINLVEVKISGYSYSPIQTYIKVGNLAFSDIATVMRQVL, from the coding sequence ATGGAGCGATGCAGCCAGCGCAGGCGCAATCGGCACACTCGGCACAATCGACGCGGGGTGGTCGCGGTGGAATTCGCACTGGTCCTGGTGCCCTTGCTTCTGCTGGTGAGCGGGGTGGCGGAGTACGGTCGCGCCATTTACCAATACAACGCCCTGACCAAAGCCACGCGCGACGCTGCCCGCTTCTTGTCGCAGTACGCGCCCAGCGAGCCGGGCTATCCGTTGGCGCAGGCAAAGTGCATGGCCGTCTATGGCAAGAGCGTCTGCGAAGGCGAGGTGTTGGTGAAAGGCCTCAGCACCTCGATGGTGGTCGTCTGTGACCGTGTCGAGGCGAGCGGATGTGGCGGCAAGCAGTTCGCCAACGTCCCCATCTACGAGGGCGGCGACAGTTCAGGCGTGCAGGCCGGCACCATCAACCTGGTCGAAGTGAAGATATCGGGTTACTCATATTCGCCAATCCAGACCTACATCAAGGTGGGAAACCTGGCGTTCTCCGATATCGCAACAGTCATGAGGCAAGTGCTATGA
- a CDS encoding pilus assembly protein TadG-related protein, translating into MSRPTTHRGRRTTWRKRQRGAIAIIVGLSLAVLIGFVGLALDLGKLYVTKSELQNSVDACALAAARDVTGATPLLVSEAAGLATGTSNAAMFQNEAVKMVKDLNVSYGDTPDGTYYTKDKVPFALDKVKYVKCTAERTDIAHWFIHLLNLLPGIDIQPSTVSAMGVATTTSAQTACAIPVYVCTPPTANPPKTAYNRGDWIKSKVDPKDPYGPGSFGWADLSPPAGGASELADLIAGSGQCDLPAVGSKVGEPGNISALIAAWNTRFGIYTGSYKGPTDGAPDFTGYAYSVTTWNPPNGGNAYADFIQKRSANSPYQTDKNSGLTTKGTESTQAVHKAGADRRLVHVPMVDCTEFASAKLAKVVSWNCMLMVQPMQEPSAKDVVYLEYLGNSKDPTSPCATQGVPGSDTGAGPRVPVLVQ; encoded by the coding sequence ATGTCACGCCCTACCACCCACCGAGGCCGGCGGACCACCTGGCGCAAGCGGCAGCGTGGCGCGATCGCCATCATCGTCGGCCTGTCGCTGGCCGTACTGATCGGCTTCGTCGGGCTGGCGCTCGACCTGGGCAAGCTCTATGTGACCAAGAGCGAGCTGCAGAACAGCGTCGATGCCTGCGCGCTGGCCGCCGCGCGCGACGTTACCGGGGCCACGCCGCTGCTTGTGTCGGAGGCGGCCGGCCTTGCCACCGGCACGAGCAACGCTGCCATGTTCCAGAACGAGGCAGTGAAGATGGTCAAGGATCTCAACGTCTCGTACGGCGACACGCCTGACGGTACCTATTACACCAAGGACAAGGTGCCGTTCGCGCTGGACAAGGTGAAGTACGTCAAATGCACCGCCGAGCGCACGGATATTGCCCACTGGTTCATCCACCTCCTTAACCTGCTGCCAGGCATCGACATTCAGCCCAGTACCGTAAGCGCAATGGGCGTGGCCACCACCACCAGTGCGCAGACGGCCTGCGCAATCCCGGTCTATGTCTGCACGCCGCCGACGGCCAATCCGCCCAAAACCGCGTACAACCGCGGCGACTGGATCAAGTCCAAGGTCGATCCGAAGGACCCGTATGGCCCCGGCAGCTTTGGCTGGGCTGACTTGTCGCCTCCGGCCGGCGGTGCTTCCGAGCTGGCGGACCTGATTGCCGGCAGCGGACAGTGCGACCTGCCGGCAGTGGGCTCCAAGGTTGGTGAACCGGGCAATATCTCGGCGCTGATCGCGGCGTGGAATACCCGCTTCGGTATCTATACCGGCTCTTACAAGGGACCGACCGATGGGGCGCCGGACTTTACCGGCTATGCCTACAGCGTAACTACATGGAATCCGCCGAACGGCGGCAACGCCTACGCTGACTTCATCCAGAAGCGGAGCGCGAACTCGCCATACCAGACGGACAAGAATAGCGGCCTGACCACCAAGGGTACGGAGTCGACACAGGCGGTGCACAAGGCCGGCGCCGACCGCAGGCTGGTACATGTTCCCATGGTGGATTGCACCGAATTCGCCTCTGCCAAGCTGGCCAAGGTAGTTTCCTGGAACTGCATGCTGATGGTGCAGCCAATGCAGGAGCCCAGCGCAAAGGATGTGGTCTACCTCGAATATCTGGGCAATTCGAAGGATCCAACCAGCCCCTGCGCGACCCAGGGCGTGCCCGGGTCCGATACAGGTGCAGGCCCCCGCGTGCCGGTGCTGGTGCAATAG